Below is a genomic region from Spirosoma radiotolerans.
GCCGATCGAAGCGGCCCGGACGCTGCAAAGCTGGATCCAATACATCAGGACGGTTGGTGGCAGCCAGGATAATGATACCCGAATCGGTTGCAAACCCATCCATTTCTACCAGCAGGGAGTTCAGCGTATTCTCACGTTCGTCGTTGGCACCTGGCATGGAGCCACGGCCCCGTGACCGACCAACCGCGTCAATTTCATCAATAAAAATGATGCAAGGAGCTTTCTCTTTCGCCTGTTTGAACAAGTCACGTACCCGAGCGGCACCTACCCCAACAAACATTTCTACGAAATCCGATCCTGATAAAGAGAAGAAAGGAACGCCTGCTTCACCAGCAACAGCTTTAGCCAGCAGGGTTTTACCTGTACCCGGAGGGCCAATTAAGAGAGCTCCCTTCGGAATTTTCGCACCAAGTTTGGTGAACTTGGTCGGGTTTTTCAGGTAATCAACAATCTCTTTGATTTCTTCCTTTGCTTCATCCAGCCCGGCAACATCATTGAAAGTGATTTTCACTTTGTTGTCGGCATCAAACAAGGCGGCTTTCGATTTTCCGATATTAAAGATCTGACCACCCGGACCACCCGCGCCCGACATACGTCCGAGCAGGAAGTACATCGCCAGAATCATGACGATTAGGAAACCCCATGTGCTGATGATACTGCCGAAGTCGCTTCGTGTTTCAAACTTTAAGTCTATTTTTTCATTGTCAGGCATGCCCTGCTGCAACTGGTCCAAATCTTTTTTGAACGTTTCGCCGGATGCAATCTGAAACTGAAAGTGTGGCCCCTGGTTGTTACCGAAATATGGTTTTTCGGCAAAGAGGTTGCGGTATTTAGGACTTTGCGCGGCCTGTTGCGTCAGGGTCACTTCAGCTATTTTGTCATTGACAACAATGGCTTCAGCAACCTCATGATCTTTCACCATTCGCTCAAATCGCTTTTGCGTAATGTCGCGGGTCGCTGAGCTTCTATTAAAGAATGTAATGCCAAGAATGGCGGCAATCAGCAATGCAACAATCCAGCCCTGAAAGTTGGGCTTACGTGGCCCACCACGGGGTACTAACGGATTTTTATTATTTTCTGCCATTTCCTCAGGTTGTACTAACGGATTTCAAGGGTAACACCGTTTCGCGAATGATTGTTTCTACTGCGAAATGGTTAGGACAAACGGTCTGTCAGCCCCACAAGCGGCCCAAAATGGGCCTATTATACGATAACTCCATTTAAAAGCAGATGGGCATCAATTATGTTTTAAGCTACTAAAAACCAACAGCTTACCCTCCAATTGCTTCCTATCTTAATTTAAGATGCTACGGCCAAATCATTGTCCTCAATGACGTGAATTTCGGCATCGCCCCACAGCTGTTCGAGATCATAGAACGAGCGACGATCTTTCTTGAAAACGTGAACAACAACATCGACGTAATCAAGCAGAATCCACTCCCGGTTCAATTTTCCTTCCTTGTGCCAGGGATCTTGCTTACTGGCTTTATATACTTCTTCCTCAACGGAAGTCGATATAGCATCAATCTGTGTGTCGGAGGTACCCGAGCAAAGAACGAAATAATCGCAAATTGCATTCTTAACTTTTCGCAGGTCCATTACGACAATATCCTGTCCTTTTTTCTCCTGCATTCCCCGAACAGCGAAATCACGTATCTGCTCAGCGGTAAACTCACTGTTTTTGTTAATTCTCATGCTTTCGGTTTAACATTGCACGATAAGCTGATCAGCGGGTACGTTGCCTATGGGTGTTTAGAAGCCCGCAGTACCATTCATCAACTCTCTACTACTAAACTAAACAATACTTTGTACAAAATCTATCCCAAAACGCTTTTTATTGGACAAATAATCCAATATCTGCCAAGCTGTCAGTCAACTAACGATGAAGCGGCTACTTTGATTGCCCAATCGACCCCGAATGAAGGACTAGTTGTCATTACCGATCATCAAACGGCGGGCCGAGGACAACGTGGCAATCAGTGGGAAGCAAAGCCCAGTGAAAACCTAACATTTTCGCTTATTCTGAGTCCCTCCTTTTTGATGGCCACAGATCAATTCTGGCTTAACATGGCCATTTCTTTGGGTATTTACGACACCCTGCAACCGCTAATTGGCCATTCATTACGCATAAAGTGGCCCAATGACGTTTATGTTGACGACCAAAAACTGGGCGGTATTTTGATTGAAAACACGTTGCACGGCTATAACATCGCCTGGTCGGTCGTGGGTATTGGGTTGAACGTGAACCAAACGGAATTTGGCTATGCAACGGCCACATCGCTACAATGTCAGGCTCCCATCCCGAATGCTTACGATTTACCGGGGCTGCTTAGCCGTCTTTGCGAGACGCTGGAACAACGATACCTACAACTACGCTCCGGGCAGCGTAATACGCTTAAGACAAACTATTTACAGATTTTATATCGCTACCAGGAAGAGCATAGCTTTGAAAGCGAAGGCCACTATTTCAGGGGCACCATTTGCGGTATAGATTCCACCGGGCGGCTAGCGATAAGCGTCGATGGAAAGGTGAGGTATTTTGGGTTTAAGGAAATAAGTTTTCTTTTTGATGTATGATGTAGGATATATGATGTAGCTGGAGAAACATACATCCTACATCTACCTACATTATTTAATCGCTTCCTCGACCGGATTGCCAATGCAGCCACTGGGTTCTAACAGGCCCAGCAGTGCTGTAATCGTAGGTGCTATGTCGTGAACATGGGTTCGGCGAAGCGTTTGGCCCGGCTTAATGCCCCAGCCATAGAGCAAAAACGGCACGTGGGTGTCGTAAGCATATGTTGTGCCATGGGTTGTGCCTTTGTTGCGGCCTTCGAGCCATCCGGGCTGTTGAAGTACGTAGAAATCGCCACTGCGGTTAGGGTGGTACACGTTCCGAAATAGGTTCTCCTGCAGAGTCGGCAGGGCTTCGGCACCCAGGTTATGTAAATTCACGACATTCACCACCGCTTTTTGTTTAAGCAACACGGTCCGAAGCAGCTCATACACATCCTGCATAGCAATTTTCTTTTCTGTCATCAACGCATGGTTAAGATAAACCTGCTGGTTGAAATACGACAGCATCCATTGCCCTGGCCCATA
It encodes:
- a CDS encoding biotin--[acetyl-CoA-carboxylase] ligase, with protein sequence MYKIYPKTLFIGQIIQYLPSCQSTNDEAATLIAQSTPNEGLVVITDHQTAGRGQRGNQWEAKPSENLTFSLILSPSFLMATDQFWLNMAISLGIYDTLQPLIGHSLRIKWPNDVYVDDQKLGGILIENTLHGYNIAWSVVGIGLNVNQTEFGYATATSLQCQAPIPNAYDLPGLLSRLCETLEQRYLQLRSGQRNTLKTNYLQILYRYQEEHSFESEGHYFRGTICGIDSTGRLAISVDGKVRYFGFKEISFLFDV
- the rsfS gene encoding ribosome silencing factor is translated as MRINKNSEFTAEQIRDFAVRGMQEKKGQDIVVMDLRKVKNAICDYFVLCSGTSDTQIDAISTSVEEEVYKASKQDPWHKEGKLNREWILLDYVDVVVHVFKKDRRSFYDLEQLWGDAEIHVIEDNDLAVAS
- the ftsH gene encoding ATP-dependent zinc metalloprotease FtsH codes for the protein MAENNKNPLVPRGGPRKPNFQGWIVALLIAAILGITFFNRSSATRDITQKRFERMVKDHEVAEAIVVNDKIAEVTLTQQAAQSPKYRNLFAEKPYFGNNQGPHFQFQIASGETFKKDLDQLQQGMPDNEKIDLKFETRSDFGSIISTWGFLIVMILAMYFLLGRMSGAGGPGGQIFNIGKSKAALFDADNKVKITFNDVAGLDEAKEEIKEIVDYLKNPTKFTKLGAKIPKGALLIGPPGTGKTLLAKAVAGEAGVPFFSLSGSDFVEMFVGVGAARVRDLFKQAKEKAPCIIFIDEIDAVGRSRGRGSMPGANDERENTLNSLLVEMDGFATDSGIIILAATNRPDVLDPALQRPGRFDRQISIDKPDIIGREAIFRVHLKPIKLSADVDPKELAAQTPGFAGAEIANVCNEAALIAARSDKEAVDMKDFQDAMDRVIGGLEKKNKIISPEEKEIVAYHEAGHAVAGWYLEHADPLVKVTIVPRGVAALGYAQYLPREQYLYRTEQLMDEMCMALGGRAAEDLIFGKVSTGALSDLERITKLAYSMVTMYGMNDKIGNVSFYDSKQSDYSFNKPYSEETAKHIDDEVRKIVSLAYDRTKGLLSDHKDALEILAKELLEKEILYQNDLVRLIGKRPFERETVYQAYKNKGVAEEVKEDIGLDSKPAETEPESLPI